From the Borrelia puertoricensis genome, one window contains:
- the rodA gene encoding rod shape-determining protein RodA: protein MAVFRKSYDSLTLFNLVMISFIGVLLIYSSDYTSNGSLIKIEYIKQIVWVLGGFCVIFIIGKYDLKIIHSMIYPLYFLLVASLVFTALFGVTVNGARSWIGIWKLGGQPSEFGKIISILTLAKFYSSRNEYHNFFVFIFAFILIVPVILFVFLQPDFGTAVVYLNMFIFVSFFAGIDIHYILYFALTGFFSFLFVVLPVWYEYKADMGNVLYLIFSNNFYFQLAFLVLILVFLSSAIGFFVSKYNFSIRLIYFYILFMSSILLIAAFFSKFLSKFMKPYQIKRFLVFLDPNIDLKGAGWNLNQVKIAIGSGGMFGKGFLKGPYTHANYVPSQSTDFIFSILAEEFGFLGVSVVLILFFLIFFRILIIMNKSKDKYMSLVLAGVLGLLFFHTSFNIGMSLGLLPITGIPLPFLSYGGSSTITFFLAMALYFNIESIVTMD, encoded by the coding sequence ATGGCTGTTTTTAGAAAAAGTTATGATAGTTTAACATTATTTAATTTGGTAATGATATCGTTTATTGGTGTTTTGCTTATATATTCTAGTGATTATACTTCTAATGGTTCTTTGATTAAGATTGAGTATATCAAACAAATTGTATGGGTTCTTGGTGGATTTTGTGTAATTTTTATAATAGGAAAATATGATCTTAAGATTATACATAGTATGATCTATCCTTTGTATTTTTTATTGGTTGCTTCTTTGGTTTTTACTGCGCTTTTTGGTGTTACTGTTAATGGAGCTAGATCTTGGATTGGAATTTGGAAATTAGGTGGACAACCATCAGAGTTTGGTAAAATTATTAGTATTTTGACCCTTGCTAAGTTCTATAGTAGTAGGAATGAATATCATAATTTTTTTGTTTTTATTTTTGCTTTTATTTTAATTGTTCCTGTTATTTTATTTGTGTTTTTACAGCCTGATTTTGGTACTGCTGTAGTTTACTTGAATATGTTTATATTTGTTTCCTTTTTTGCTGGTATAGATATACATTATATTTTGTATTTTGCATTAACAGGATTTTTTTCATTTCTTTTTGTGGTATTGCCTGTTTGGTATGAATACAAGGCAGATATGGGAAATGTATTGTATTTGATTTTTTCTAATAATTTTTATTTTCAATTAGCTTTTTTAGTATTAATTTTGGTGTTTTTGTCTTCTGCTATAGGTTTTTTTGTTTCAAAGTATAATTTCAGTATTAGACTTATTTATTTTTATATATTATTTATGAGTTCAATTTTACTAATTGCTGCTTTTTTTTCTAAATTTTTGTCAAAGTTCATGAAACCTTACCAAATTAAAAGATTTTTGGTTTTCTTAGATCCAAATATTGATCTTAAAGGGGCTGGTTGGAATTTAAATCAAGTAAAAATTGCTATTGGTTCTGGAGGTATGTTCGGTAAAGGATTTTTAAAAGGTCCTTATACTCATGCAAATTATGTTCCATCTCAGAGTACAGATTTTATTTTTTCAATTCTTGCTGAAGAATTTGGCTTTTTGGGAGTTAGTGTAGTTTTGATTTTATTTTTTCTTATTTTTTTTAGGATTTTAATAATAATGAATAAAAGTAAAGATAAATATATGTCTTTGGTACTTGCTGGTGTATTGGGTCTTTTATTTTTTCATACCTCTTTTAATATTGGTATGTCTTTAGGTCTCTTGCCAATTACAGGCATTCCTTTGCCTTTTTTATCTTATGGTGGTTCATCTACTATTACTTTCTTTTTGGCTATGGCTCTTTATTTTAATATTGAGTCTATAGTCACTATGGATTAA
- the thrS gene encoding threonine--tRNA ligase — MNEKLDKEDVLYKKRHSIAHVMAEAVIELFPNTKIAIGPPIKDGFYYDFDFDKHITEDDLLLIEQKMREILNTGSSFVKEVITKEQALMLFKDEPYKIDLIQELDISDEISIYKSHNFTDLCKGPHIDNMGKIDSKAFKLISIAGAYWRGDEKNKMLTRIYGTLWNNEKDLRAYLKLREEIKKRDHRKLGRELDLFSVHESIGPGLIFFHPNGSRIRALIEDFWREEHFKNGYDILFTPHVGKSWLWETSGHLDFYKESMFEKMEMDKSNYYVKPMNCPFHIAIYNTGRHSYRNLPFRWAELGTVYRYEKIGALHGTMRVRGFTQDDAHIICTYDQVEFEIQEVLRFALYMWNKFGFTDLKAYLSTKPEKFVGDEDDWIMSVKVLEEALINLGIDYDIDEGGGAFYGPKIDLKIIDSLGREWQMSTIQFDFNLPARFKMTYTAEDGKERQPFMIHRALLGSIERFFGILVEHYGGAFPVWLAPLQVVIIPVNNIVEEYALEVLSRFKNEGIRIKLDNDCNMRMSAKIRQYQSQKVPYMFIVGEKEVVEGKISIRTRTNEQINGLELKEALEFVKLKISSKEIL; from the coding sequence ATGAATGAAAAATTAGATAAAGAGGATGTTCTTTATAAAAAAAGACATTCGATTGCACATGTTATGGCAGAAGCTGTAATTGAGTTATTTCCAAATACTAAGATTGCTATAGGCCCTCCGATTAAAGATGGTTTTTATTATGATTTTGATTTTGACAAACATATTACAGAAGATGATCTTTTGTTAATAGAACAAAAGATGAGAGAGATTTTAAATACAGGTAGTTCTTTTGTAAAGGAAGTGATAACTAAAGAACAGGCTTTAATGCTTTTCAAAGATGAACCTTATAAAATTGATTTAATTCAAGAGCTTGATATTTCAGATGAGATTTCAATATATAAAAGTCATAATTTTACTGATCTTTGTAAAGGTCCCCATATTGATAATATGGGAAAAATTGATTCAAAGGCATTTAAGTTAATTAGTATTGCAGGTGCTTATTGGCGTGGCGATGAGAAAAATAAGATGCTTACTCGTATTTATGGGACTTTATGGAACAATGAAAAGGACTTAAGAGCATATCTTAAATTGCGAGAAGAGATAAAGAAGCGAGATCATAGAAAACTTGGTCGAGAACTTGATTTGTTTTCTGTTCATGAATCAATAGGACCTGGTCTTATATTTTTTCATCCAAATGGTTCTAGAATAAGAGCTTTAATAGAAGATTTTTGGAGAGAAGAGCATTTTAAGAATGGTTATGATATACTTTTTACGCCTCATGTTGGTAAATCTTGGCTTTGGGAAACTTCTGGGCATTTAGATTTTTATAAAGAAAGCATGTTTGAGAAAATGGAGATGGATAAGAGTAATTATTATGTTAAGCCTATGAATTGTCCATTTCATATTGCGATTTATAATACCGGTAGGCATTCTTATAGAAATTTGCCATTTAGGTGGGCTGAACTTGGTACGGTTTATCGTTATGAAAAGATAGGTGCTCTTCATGGTACTATGCGTGTTAGGGGATTTACTCAAGATGATGCACACATCATATGTACTTATGATCAAGTTGAGTTTGAGATCCAGGAGGTTTTAAGATTTGCTCTTTATATGTGGAATAAATTTGGATTTACTGATTTAAAAGCATATCTCTCTACAAAGCCGGAAAAATTTGTAGGGGATGAGGATGATTGGATAATGTCTGTAAAAGTTTTAGAGGAAGCTTTGATTAATTTAGGTATTGATTATGATATTGATGAGGGAGGTGGAGCTTTTTATGGACCTAAGATTGATCTTAAAATAATAGATTCTCTTGGGAGAGAATGGCAGATGAGTACAATTCAATTTGATTTTAATCTTCCTGCAAGATTTAAAATGACTTATACAGCAGAAGATGGTAAGGAGAGACAACCTTTTATGATTCATAGGGCTCTTCTTGGTTCTATTGAAAGATTTTTTGGAATTTTGGTAGAACATTATGGAGGTGCATTTCCTGTGTGGTTGGCACCTCTTCAAGTTGTAATTATTCCTGTAAACAATATTGTAGAAGAGTATGCGTTGGAGGTATTGTCTCGTTTTAAAAATGAAGGAATTAGAATAAAACTAGATAATGATTGTAATATGAGAATGAGTGCAAAAATTAGACAATATCAATCCCAAAAAGTTCCTTATATGTTTATTGTGGGAGAAAAAGAGGTAGTAGAGGGAAAGATTTCGATTAGAACCAGGACAAATGAGCAGATTAATGGACTTGAGCTGAAAGAAGCACTTGAATTTGTGAAATTAAAGATATCTAGTAAGGAGATTTTGTAG
- the pgsA gene encoding CDP-diacylglycerol--glycerol-3-phosphate 3-phosphatidyltransferase, translated as MSPNKITFFRIILSFVILFILCFENLWNSYLFLILIWFLIIFNEITDVIDGYIARKYSLVSNVGKILDPYADVLQHLTYFAFFFYKGITPYYFFMIFIYRELSVGVVRNLIIQFDIVQQAKFLGKIKSLFYAIATFASLFFYSLNKLRITTLIENFISSILNLDFSFSFIVGMIYAMSAFLTVISLIDYVVIFLYLSKYEK; from the coding sequence ATGAGTCCGAATAAAATAACTTTTTTTAGAATTATATTATCTTTTGTTATTTTATTTATATTATGTTTTGAAAATCTTTGGAATTCTTATTTATTTTTAATTCTGATTTGGTTTTTAATTATTTTTAATGAAATAACAGATGTTATTGATGGGTATATTGCTAGAAAGTATAGTTTGGTTAGTAATGTAGGCAAGATTTTAGATCCTTATGCAGATGTGTTGCAACATTTAACATATTTTGCCTTTTTCTTTTATAAAGGGATTACACCATATTATTTTTTTATGATATTTATATACCGTGAACTTTCTGTTGGTGTTGTTAGGAATTTAATTATTCAGTTTGATATAGTCCAACAAGCTAAATTTTTGGGTAAAATAAAGTCGTTATTTTATGCTATTGCAACATTTGCTAGTCTTTTTTTTTATAGTTTAAACAAGTTGAGAATTACTACATTGATTGAGAATTTTATTAGTTCAATTTTAAATCTAGATTTTAGTTTTTCTTTTATTGTTGGAATGATATATGCTATGTCTGCCTTTCTAACTGTAATATCGTTAATTGATTATGTTGTGATATTTTTGTATCTTAGCAAGTATGAGAAGTAA
- the cyaB gene encoding class IV adenylate cyclase — protein MFEIELKAFIPKNELKEILKLANQKFKFIKEEIKDDTYYCNTKKIIRIRKFNTSEEIVTFKIKSLENDIEINKEIEFKVDQINNFISFLEEMNFKFLYKKIKKSLIYKKENLNIEINEIENLGFFLEIEKIIYDKNELSLAKTEIYKTIKEFKLQNNIEKKSYFELILANQAKV, from the coding sequence ATGTTTGAAATTGAATTGAAAGCTTTTATTCCCAAAAATGAACTTAAAGAAATTTTAAAATTGGCTAATCAAAAATTCAAATTTATCAAAGAAGAAATAAAAGATGATACTTACTACTGTAATACAAAAAAAATAATTAGAATAAGAAAATTTAACACTTCAGAAGAAATTGTAACCTTTAAAATTAAATCTTTAGAAAATGACATAGAAATAAACAAGGAAATCGAATTTAAGGTAGACCAAATCAACAATTTTATATCTTTTCTAGAAGAAATGAATTTTAAATTTTTATACAAAAAAATCAAAAAAAGTTTAATTTATAAAAAAGAAAATTTAAACATAGAAATTAATGAAATTGAAAATCTTGGTTTTTTTTTAGAAATCGAAAAAATAATTTATGATAAGAATGAATTAAGTCTTGCCAAGACAGAAATTTACAAAACAATAAAAGAATTCAAATTACAAAACAATATCGAAAAAAAATCCTATTTTGAACTAATACTAGCTAATCAAGCTAAAGTATAA
- a CDS encoding TrkH family potassium uptake protein: MLKFKFSDRFFLFSYFILIMFLGSLLLSLPIAWNGEKKLEYIDVLFTSVSAVSITGLVTVKIENFSTFGFIIIMLLIQFGGLGFITIATFYLLIPKRKLNLTDARIIKQYSLSNIEYNPVKILKSILFVTFLIELIGVLLILVCFKLRGVNISLLEVLFTTISAFCNAGFSMHSDSIYAWRDVPEAIVVIAVLIICGGLGFMVYRDITNTIKYRKKLSLHAKIVFLLSFFLIILGTILFFFSEMHKLKEGFSLGTLIFNSIFYSISTRTAGFNYLDNSLITSRTQMLSLPFMFIGGAPGSTAGGIKITTFFLIILAVIKSQDGNGYIIGSYKVSIDSIRFALLFFVRAVFILCFSFFVLLASESGGKWRVIDLGYEVFSAFGTVGLSVGVTQDLSFLGKVIIIFTMFAGRIGLFSMAIFVSRRSRFEEFTRPRQDILVG, translated from the coding sequence ATGTTGAAATTTAAGTTTAGTGATAGGTTTTTTCTTTTCAGTTATTTTATTTTGATTATGTTCCTAGGCTCTTTATTGTTGTCATTGCCTATTGCTTGGAATGGTGAGAAAAAATTAGAGTACATAGATGTTTTGTTTACATCTGTATCTGCTGTTAGTATTACGGGACTTGTTACCGTTAAGATAGAAAATTTTTCTACTTTTGGTTTTATCATCATAATGTTATTGATTCAGTTTGGGGGGCTTGGTTTTATAACAATTGCTACTTTTTATTTGCTTATTCCTAAGCGTAAGTTGAATTTAACCGATGCTCGGATAATTAAACAATATTCTCTTTCAAATATTGAGTATAATCCTGTAAAGATTTTGAAAAGTATACTTTTTGTAACTTTTTTAATTGAATTAATCGGAGTATTGTTAATATTAGTGTGTTTTAAACTTCGAGGTGTTAATATTTCATTACTTGAAGTTTTATTTACAACAATTTCAGCTTTTTGTAATGCAGGATTTTCTATGCATTCTGATAGTATTTATGCGTGGCGTGATGTTCCTGAGGCAATAGTTGTTATTGCTGTTTTGATTATTTGTGGAGGACTTGGGTTTATGGTATATCGTGATATTACAAATACTATTAAATATCGGAAAAAGTTGTCTCTTCATGCTAAAATTGTTTTTTTACTGAGTTTCTTTTTGATTATTTTAGGTACAATTTTATTTTTTTTCTCAGAAATGCATAAACTTAAGGAAGGTTTTTCACTTGGAACTCTCATATTTAATTCAATATTTTATTCAATAAGCACAAGGACCGCTGGTTTTAATTATCTTGACAATTCTCTTATCACAAGTAGAACCCAAATGCTTTCGTTGCCATTCATGTTCATTGGTGGTGCTCCAGGTTCAACTGCTGGTGGGATTAAGATTACTACCTTTTTTTTAATTATTCTTGCGGTAATAAAATCTCAGGATGGTAATGGTTATATTATTGGTTCTTATAAAGTTTCAATTGATAGCATAAGATTTGCACTTTTATTTTTTGTAAGGGCTGTTTTTATTTTGTGCTTTTCATTTTTTGTTCTTCTTGCTTCTGAGAGTGGTGGAAAGTGGAGAGTTATTGATTTGGGATATGAAGTTTTTTCTGCCTTTGGTACTGTTGGTTTGTCAGTTGGTGTTACACAGGATTTGTCATTTTTAGGTAAAGTAATTATAATTTTTACTATGTTTGCAGGTCGGATAGGACTTTTTTCTATGGCAATTTTTGTTTCACGAAGATCTCGTTTTGAAGAATTTACAAGACCAAGACAAGACATTTTGGTGGGTTAG
- a CDS encoding potassium channel family protein, whose translation MKTFVIIGLSNLGIHVLENLSKLDCQIIIVDTSKELVEEYDVISTESFILDQFTKNTLKKVIPVDTDAVIIDFDNDLGKSALVTHYCNLLGVKEICVKTEDRDDAEILKTLGATKIIFPSKDAARRLTPLLVSPNLSTYSIVGHDIIVAETIIPKEYVGKTLLEADLRREKGITVIAVRNLSNSRYEFVDGDYFFLKDDKIVICGKPDKIENFTNNKDLIKDLISVSKSEDASYTENSKKLGFLRFFNFMKKFSKDRKND comes from the coding sequence GTGAAAACGTTTGTTATTATTGGTCTTAGCAATTTAGGGATTCATGTTCTTGAAAATTTAAGTAAACTTGATTGCCAAATTATTATTGTTGACACTTCAAAGGAATTGGTTGAGGAATATGATGTTATTTCTACAGAAAGCTTTATTTTGGACCAATTTACTAAAAATACTTTGAAAAAAGTTATACCTGTAGATACTGATGCTGTTATTATTGATTTTGATAATGATCTTGGTAAGAGTGCTCTTGTTACTCATTATTGTAATCTTTTAGGTGTTAAAGAGATATGTGTTAAAACTGAAGATAGGGATGATGCTGAGATATTAAAAACTCTTGGTGCTACAAAAATTATATTTCCAAGTAAGGATGCTGCAAGAAGGTTAACACCACTATTAGTATCGCCTAATCTTTCGACGTACAGTATTGTTGGTCATGATATCATTGTTGCTGAGACTATTATTCCTAAAGAGTATGTAGGAAAAACTCTTCTTGAGGCTGATTTGAGAAGGGAGAAGGGCATTACTGTTATTGCTGTTAGAAATTTAAGCAATTCTAGGTATGAGTTTGTAGATGGTGATTATTTTTTCTTAAAGGATGATAAAATTGTAATTTGTGGCAAGCCTGATAAAATTGAAAATTTTACAAATAATAAGGATTTAATTAAAGACTTAATATCAGTTTCTAAATCAGAGGATGCTTCTTATACGGAAAATTCCAAGAAATTAGGATTTTTAAGGTTTTTTAATTTCATGAAAAAGTTTAGTAAAGATAGGAAAAATGATTAA
- a CDS encoding P-loop NTPase, with the protein MTKIIPVASGKGGVGKTSFVANIGYKLACLGKTVILVDLDLGGSNLHTCLGVKNTGVGIGSFINKREKDFSSLIIKTSYKKLYLIPGDALYTGTANIPFSIKKRIIDSIQRDLVADFVFIDLGSGTSYNTVDFYLSAYSGIIVTVPETPSILNAYSFLKNALYRLLYLGFPPKSAEREYISNFFKNKIEGTNVKFKDLVTGIEVISLSSSLKIKKMMNSFYPRVVLNRIESSEEIAMCENLINVVKNNINVPVEFIGFIPFAKSFRESVNNRIPFIDFDKNSKLNKYFEFIAGNLIKSPVEGSPYIYDDIYDMIKDQSQFIRN; encoded by the coding sequence ATGACTAAGATTATTCCTGTTGCAAGTGGAAAGGGAGGTGTTGGAAAAACATCTTTTGTTGCTAATATTGGTTATAAACTTGCATGTTTAGGTAAAACTGTAATACTTGTTGATCTTGACCTTGGTGGGTCTAATTTGCATACTTGTTTAGGGGTTAAGAATACTGGTGTTGGAATAGGTTCTTTTATTAATAAGCGTGAAAAAGATTTTTCAAGTTTAATTATTAAAACGTCTTATAAAAAGCTTTATCTGATTCCAGGAGATGCTCTTTATACGGGAACAGCCAATATTCCTTTTTCTATAAAAAAAAGAATAATAGACTCGATTCAAAGAGATCTTGTTGCTGATTTTGTTTTTATAGATTTAGGTTCAGGTACATCTTATAATACAGTGGATTTTTATTTATCAGCTTACAGTGGTATAATCGTTACTGTTCCAGAGACTCCTTCCATACTTAACGCTTATTCTTTTTTGAAAAATGCACTGTATCGGCTTTTATATCTGGGGTTTCCCCCAAAGAGCGCTGAACGTGAATATATTAGTAATTTTTTTAAAAATAAAATAGAAGGTACAAACGTTAAGTTTAAAGATTTAGTTACAGGAATTGAAGTTATATCTTTAAGTTCATCACTTAAGATAAAAAAGATGATGAACAGTTTTTATCCTAGAGTTGTACTAAATAGGATAGAATCTAGTGAAGAAATAGCTATGTGTGAAAATTTAATCAATGTTGTTAAAAATAATATTAATGTACCAGTAGAATTTATTGGTTTTATTCCGTTTGCAAAGAGTTTTAGAGAATCTGTTAATAATAGAATTCCTTTTATTGATTTTGATAAAAATTCAAAGCTCAATAAGTATTTTGAGTTTATTGCAGGTAATTTAATTAAGTCTCCTGTTGAAGGTTCACCTTATATTTATGATGATATATACGATATGATTAAGGATCAAAGTCAATTTATTAGGAATTAA
- a CDS encoding ATP-dependent 6-phosphofructokinase, with amino-acid sequence MHRLGNKNLDFKIENLGECKQDNPLINFYAAESHIHCTGEANKIRFNVYKNDEAWEQYENIFLEKAGPRHKIYFIPKHVRAAITTCGGLCPGFNDVIRSIVRTLWKVYGVHNIYGVKFGYQGLLPDSNLSFVELNPDVVDDINQLGGTILGSSRGGIKPVEIVDTLERMGINMLFNIGGDGTQKGSILISEEIERRNLKIAVVGIPKTIDNDFMFVQKSFGFETAVEQSVAAVAGAHFEANSAYNGIGLVKVMGRDSGFIAAHTALSSNDVNFCLIPELDFDIEGPNGLLAHLERRLLAKENLDEMPHAVILIAEGAGQKYFDPSSRKKDDSGNLLYEDIGLYIKDKINTYFKSKNISINLKYIDPSYLVRSSPANASDSLYCARLGSNAVHAAMAGKTKLLISLWSTKFVHIPIKMAVIARNKVNINGSFWRDVLASTGQPFSMKN; translated from the coding sequence ATGCATAGACTTGGGAATAAGAATTTAGATTTTAAAATAGAAAATTTAGGAGAATGTAAACAAGATAATCCTTTAATTAATTTTTATGCTGCTGAGAGTCATATTCATTGTACTGGTGAGGCTAATAAGATTAGATTTAATGTTTATAAAAATGACGAGGCTTGGGAGCAATATGAGAATATTTTTTTAGAAAAAGCCGGCCCTAGACATAAAATTTATTTTATTCCAAAGCATGTTAGAGCGGCAATTACTACTTGTGGAGGTCTTTGTCCAGGTTTTAATGATGTTATTCGTTCAATTGTTAGAACTTTATGGAAAGTATATGGCGTGCATAATATTTATGGAGTTAAATTCGGATATCAGGGACTTTTGCCAGACTCTAATTTAAGTTTTGTTGAGCTAAATCCTGATGTAGTAGATGATATTAATCAACTTGGTGGTACAATACTTGGTTCATCAAGAGGAGGAATTAAACCTGTTGAAATAGTTGATACTTTGGAGAGAATGGGCATTAATATGCTCTTTAATATTGGTGGAGATGGGACACAAAAAGGTTCTATTCTAATTTCTGAGGAAATAGAGAGGAGAAATTTGAAAATAGCTGTTGTAGGTATTCCAAAGACAATAGATAATGATTTTATGTTTGTTCAAAAATCTTTTGGATTTGAAACAGCTGTGGAGCAATCAGTTGCTGCAGTTGCTGGTGCTCATTTTGAGGCAAATAGTGCTTATAATGGAATTGGTCTTGTTAAAGTGATGGGTAGAGATTCTGGATTTATTGCTGCTCATACGGCTTTATCTTCTAATGATGTTAATTTTTGTTTGATTCCAGAACTAGATTTTGATATTGAAGGGCCTAATGGGCTTCTTGCACATCTTGAAAGACGACTTTTGGCAAAAGAGAATTTGGATGAAATGCCCCATGCAGTAATATTAATAGCAGAGGGTGCAGGACAAAAGTATTTTGATCCTAGTAGTCGTAAAAAAGACGATTCTGGTAACTTGCTTTATGAAGATATTGGACTTTATATTAAAGATAAGATTAATACGTATTTTAAATCCAAAAATATTTCAATTAATCTTAAATATATTGATCCTAGTTATCTTGTGAGAAGTTCTCCAGCTAATGCTAGTGATTCTCTTTATTGTGCTCGTCTTGGTTCCAATGCTGTTCATGCTGCTATGGCAGGTAAGACAAAATTATTAATTAGCTTGTGGAGTACAAAATTTGTGCATATTCCAATAAAAATGGCAGTAATTGCCAGAAATAAAGTCAATATAAATGGTTCTTTCTGGAGGGATGTTCTTGCAAGTACTGGACAGCCATTTAGTATGAAGAACTAA
- a CDS encoding CoA-disulfide reductase, whose protein sequence is MKIIIIGGTAAGTSAAAKAKRTNKELNITIYEKTNITSFGACGLPYFIGGFFDEPNNMIARTPYEFEQNGISVFTEHEVTRVNIKNNTLQVKNLKTKQIFNDTYDKLMIATGSNPIIPPISNIQLTNFYTLKNMQDGKEIREIFKKKDIKDIVIIGAGYIGIEMVEAAKALEKNVRIIQLDKRILTESFDKEITNIMEEELIKNNILLHTDEFAKSLIGKEKVEGIITNKSEYKADLVILATGSKPATEFLEGQLETLKNGAIIVNEYGETSVKNVFSAGDCATIYNLVSKKNDYIPLATTANKLGKVIGENLAGKHVAFKGTLGSASIKVLSLEAARSGLTEETALKLGIKYKTVFIKDKNHTNYYPNQEDLYIKLIYNEGTKEIIGAQTIGKNGAAIRMHALSLAIYSKLTTNEIGMMDFAYSPPFSKTWDALNVAGNAAK, encoded by the coding sequence ATGAAAATAATAATTATTGGGGGAACTGCTGCAGGAACTAGTGCTGCTGCAAAAGCAAAACGAACAAATAAAGAATTAAACATCACCATTTATGAGAAAACAAATATTACATCTTTTGGAGCTTGTGGATTACCATATTTCATTGGGGGATTCTTTGATGAACCAAACAACATGATAGCTAGAACACCTTATGAATTTGAACAAAATGGAATATCAGTATTCACTGAACATGAAGTTACGAGAGTAAATATCAAAAATAATACCCTTCAAGTAAAAAACCTTAAAACAAAACAGATATTCAATGATACTTATGATAAATTAATGATTGCAACTGGAAGCAATCCTATCATCCCACCAATTAGCAATATCCAACTAACTAATTTTTATACTCTAAAAAACATGCAAGATGGAAAAGAAATAAGAGAAATTTTTAAGAAGAAAGACATAAAAGATATAGTAATAATTGGAGCTGGATATATTGGAATTGAAATGGTAGAAGCTGCTAAAGCTTTAGAAAAAAATGTAAGAATAATTCAACTAGATAAACGAATACTAACCGAATCGTTTGACAAAGAAATTACTAATATAATGGAAGAAGAATTAATAAAAAACAATATTCTACTCCACACAGATGAATTTGCAAAAAGCTTAATAGGAAAAGAAAAAGTTGAAGGAATCATTACAAACAAATCCGAATATAAGGCGGATCTTGTAATTCTTGCCACCGGGAGCAAACCTGCTACTGAATTTTTAGAAGGTCAACTTGAGACCCTAAAAAATGGTGCAATCATTGTCAACGAATATGGAGAAACCAGCGTAAAAAACGTTTTTTCTGCAGGGGACTGCGCCACAATTTATAATCTTGTAAGTAAAAAAAATGATTATATCCCCCTTGCAACAACAGCCAACAAATTAGGAAAAGTAATTGGTGAAAATCTAGCGGGCAAACACGTTGCTTTTAAAGGAACACTAGGATCTGCATCAATTAAAGTCTTATCTCTTGAAGCAGCCAGATCTGGTCTTACAGAAGAAACTGCTTTAAAGCTTGGAATTAAATATAAAACAGTATTTATAAAAGATAAAAACCATACAAACTATTACCCAAACCAAGAAGATTTGTATATTAAACTGATATATAATGAAGGAACAAAAGAAATCATTGGGGCACAAACAATTGGCAAAAATGGAGCTGCAATAAGAATGCATGCATTATCCTTAGCGATATATTCAAAACTTACAACAAATGAAATTGGAATGATGGATTTTGCATATTCTCCACCATTCTCAAAAACTTGGGATGCATTAAATGTTGCAGGCAATGCAGCAAAATAA